The Biomphalaria glabrata chromosome 13, xgBioGlab47.1, whole genome shotgun sequence sequence GGCTGATTGGCATAGagattggcttccaaacctgaggtTTCGGGTTCGGATCCTGGGTTTTTTATGGCTCCTCTGATTCCACCTAATAGGGAAAAGCTGGTTGAAAAtgtggttggtctttgtgctgaccacatgacaccgtcgttaacctcgggccacagaaacagatgtttGAAAGGTGAacataatcatattttaaaataatgaaaccttcagtttttgttttcaaaatgagCTCTGTTTTCATTGAAAACAAATCCTTAATTCTTTCAAAAAAATCTCTTCATTGCTTTAAGTATATgggttacaaaaatataaagaacACGAATACTtagattaaaatacattttagcaTATTGGACTAGATGATAAGGGACAAGTAATTTCTTCTCACCTTGCTTTTAATTTGCAGGTATTTTTAACTTTCTTTGGGTGATTGTTTGGCATTTCACAACCGCAGACTCTCCTGCTCGACATAAGTGgataacagagagagaaaaacttTATATTGAAGCATCTATTGGTAAAGGTTCTATAGCCAAGGTAAGTAATAAGTACTATCTTGAAGCCTGACTGGCTGCTCGTgtagtatgcgctctggactatcGTTTTATGGTCTCACTGGTCACAGGTTCGCACCCTGCCTGCGGCaaacccccccccactcccccccccccccccccccccgccttcaTGTGGGAGGTTTGGTCTTACAAATAAGaataaatctgaaggaacatccggaccatataaaacgaaacaaaactaTTCAATAGCAAACGTAGTGTTAAGTAAATAGATGAATAGTGCAGAAACTATGTTTGAAGTGGACAAAATTGACCTCTATTCTAGGTTCGTTATGTTCCTTGGCTTAAAATGTTTACGTCTGGCCCGCTGTGGGCAGCCATCACGGCCCACCTGTGTAACAACTACGTCCACTACACCCTGTTGACGTCACTGCCAACTTTTATGAAGGAGAGTTTGAATTTTGACATCAAACAGGTGAGTTATCGTATACAGTTGATTCCGGTCAATCGGACCACTTCTAGACACGACCATTTTGGTCCTACTATACGTCTGGTCTGATTAAACGAATATTTCTATAACACAAAAAAGTTTCGATACAGTCTTAAAGCTTTCTTCCGTCCAATTATGCGGCTGTTTCGATTAGGCTGTAGTCCAATAAATAGGATTTGACTGtagtttatttatcatttaGCTAGCTAATTATATAATCGCGTGAGCTTGTTATAGGGCTCATATAAAACTATCATATCATTTAGTTAACTTATATAGTTAGCTTAATGTTCTGTTACATACAGTTGGTTAGAAATCtgatttaaaaatgaaacattgtATTCTGCGTCGctgaaaattgtaattttgtgGTACAGTGTTTAGCTgtcaaaataaaagattttcaCTCCAATAACAGAGTTTATGTAGTAAGTTTATTTTTGGGAAGGGTGTTGACACCATTAGATTATCTCACCAAGAGACACTAacctacaattttattttcgttCACAGAATGGGTTTCTTTCATCACTGCCATACCTGTGTCAGTTTCTAGCCTCCATAGGTGTGGGCTACGTCGCCGACACTGTCAGGGAAAGAAAGATGATGTCCACGAGGATGGTCAGGCGGTCATTTCAAAGTGTTTGTAAGTTTAGTTCGACTGATATTGTACGAGATACAGGTTCTGCATTTGAtaacattccatgctctaatagcaataagaagaaggagcatttgtacaaatttgtcctagcatattgaaAGAAGAATTAgaattattagattttgtttttgtattagagATTATGGTTCTTCTTGTTGTTAATTATTATCACAACtttgtaaatgtaatatttgagaccatttttttttactttagctTTTATAGGAACTGCCATATGTATAGCTAGTGTTGGACAAATCAGCTGTGAACAGCGCTACATAGCAGTATTTTTGCTTTGTCTCTGCACCATATTCATGAGCTTCAACAGAGCTGGCTATATAGTCAATCACCTTGACCTTGCACCCAGGTAGTTACCAGTGCATTTTTATATAACATTTGCCAATGCAGGAATTTTAACTATATGTTTATGTAGAAATGCTTAAGAATAATTATATGCAGTGATACAATGACAACTACTGGTGTAAACATTTGTCTCAATTTTCCTTAGCGAAGTCAATGACCAAATAGGCGGACTCACATGTTTACATGTTACCACCAGCCATCAAGAAGGACCTTATAAATCCATTAGGGAATCTGACCGCTCTTAGCATTCCTTTTGACCGCTAGGGATGATTTTTTCTTACAAACAGGACGTGGACAGGGAGCTCTCCACCCCAAGCTCTCCACCCCAAGCTCTCCACCCCAAGCTCTCCACCCAAGCCCTCCACCCCAAGCTCTCCACCCCAAGCTCTCCCCCCCaagctctccccccccccaagctcTTCACCGcaagcttcccccccccccccaagctcTCCACCCCAAGCTCTCCACCCCAAGCTCTCCCCCCCCCAAGCTCTCCACCCCAAGCTCTCCACCCCAAGCTCCCCACCCCAAGCTCTCCACCCCAAGCTCTCCCCCCAAGCTCTCCACCCCAAGTCCTGTTTGAAAGTTCCACAATGGCAGCTTCCATTACTACTATTGGGTTGTGCCATATAGGAAGCGCATGGCTTCCGTTCCTCGAACACGTTTGCTATCAGCGGCCTTAATGCCACAGTATACTTGTAATATCCAGATCTATTTGTTTTAGAATCTTACTCGTTTCCACCGAGTTGTCAAGAGACTCAAGTTAAAACAATGATAAGCGATGCTCAATGTGGCTAACTCTGTAGGTTTCTCTCTTCCCTAATCGCCAAATTATGGGTAATGAAAATGGGTTAAAAACTAGACATTTAAAGCAGAAAGTGGACTTCACGGTttatttgattaattaattttcaaaaattgaTTAGGACTTGaaataaggttacaaagacagtttgtgtggaaacacaaactcaaaatcggcccccgaagttaTCCACCCAAGCTGGTaaaaatgcaggtttcaatatttttacaatatatcagaatgaaattctatcaaaggcaaatgacagagaagaatggagaaagaaggttgacagatcttgtgtggtgccccagcagaccaaatgataggtgaaagtgaatgtgaagttagatatgAACCTGGCCTACCTGatttcttataatgaatatctaattgatcttattgttttgtaaaggttcAATCTCTAactcctcaagaaaaaaacatttccgtaaaaaataatgtaatgtgTTTGCAATTATTATATAGTTCTTTAGTtcacgcaataatatgaaaaactacttattaattgttgttttaaattgtctAACTTTTATGCATActgaatagattttttctctttaaaaaatagtaaacattttttgtgtgtaaatgttgtagttagtataacagaacttacttaagaatacaatgtaaaaaaaaaacattttaacaaaaaatctaaaaccgtttgcataaatgtgtttaaaatatagtttattattaTCTCCCccactaaagagcctcccgtttttgtttactattaatagtgaatagttgtaaaaagtggtgtatttttatgaaaaaaactgcttgcatatgtgatttaaaaaatgagatttttcgctttcagaaaagaaaaaaagtagccgttgcatcagaactttgaatggtctaaaatattatgatatcaGATTATcactattttttctagtttttgagatctaaacgggacggacggacgtacggacagacagacctttccactcaaaactaatagcgtcttttcccccttTCGGGACGCTAAAATTCATGATCATTTTATTAATCTATGTTTACGcccaaagacaaaaaaaaaaaaaaagtaacgtgTGATGTGTCTCACTAGATAGATCATCGAAGAATGATGTCATGTTTAGAGTTAAGGACATTGATCCCATTCTTTTTGCCTGTCTGAGTGGGCGAACGTAATTAATGTTATTTGAACCTGATGGCTTGAAAAATGACAATATCTGGGACTTAGTGGATAACACCCCTTTGGTGTAGAGTTAAATCTGAATGGCCATTAAATGTAGAGATTAAAATGCATAAGACTGTTCACTTGCAAGCAATAAATGCAGCAATGTATCTCCACTCATAGATACGTTTATGTAGCCCTGTGTTTATGCAACCCTGTTTTTATATAGCCTTGTGTTTATGTAATCCTATGCTTATGTAGACATGTGTTTATGTTGCCATGTGTTTAAGTAGCCCTATGTTTATATTGTCATGTTTTTACGTAACCCTGTGTATATGTAGCCTTGTGCTTTTGTAACCATGTGTTTATGTAGCCATGTGTTTATGTAGCCCTGTGTTTATGTAACCATGTTTTTATGTAGCCATGTGATTAAACCCCAAATATAAGTGTTTTAGCTTAAGTATCCTATATTAATGATAGAATTATTTTCACAGCTATGCAGGTATACTGTTTGGTATCACAAACACAGCTGCCACTATACCAGGCATGATTGCACCGATCATCGCTGGAGCACTCACACCTAATGTAGGATTAGATTTGTCTGATATACATAATGTAGTCTTGATCTTGTATCTAGCTTTTGTTAGTTGGTTAGCTCATGCAACTCAATGAGTTAATGCAACTGCAGACTCTAACGATTTTGAGAGACAAAATGTCTTCATGTTTTAAACTCTAAATTACAATCTGTAGTATTAATATTACTATTGGTTTTAACAGTTAGGAGGGAGGGGATCGATGCCACCCGAGGGAGGGGGTGCCACATCCAAGGaggcgcgaaaaaaaaaattattgtagttatttgtattatataaattacattattattaaatattttttatttataagcctatatttctatgtgatgttcatggaaaatagGGGGGGGGCGCTAATAAAGTTTCTTGCCCAGGACgtacgttttgctcactacgcctctgggtTTTAATCCCGTCGACTAGTTTGACATTGGAAACGAGTATTTCTGCTCGGAATTGTCTATTAAGTCATCAGGTTTTCAACCTACTACTAGTCTTATTCTACATTTACTTTATAGATTTTAATCATTACCTTTCATATCTGCCATAATGTATATCTCTTAAAACAAGCCAAAACAAATTTTGCTATTTCTTTTCAGAAAACTGCAGAAGAATGGAAGATTGTGTTTTACGTCTGCGCGGGAAATGCAGCATTTGGTGCTATCATCTATTTATTACTCGCAGACGGAGAGCTGCAGTCCTGGGCGGTCCCGCCACAGTCAAAAGTGAAGATGGAGGTTTTAGTTGAAAGGGATCGAGATGAAGCGAAAAAAGTTCGGCCAAATAGTCATTCGTCCCAGTAATAGGACATAGCAAAGTGGCAAAAGGGACCAATTACAAAATATGTTTCAGTTCACTGTGAGAAAGACAATGTCACCATAGTGGAAATGTTCGGAAAGAGATTCTTGTGTCGGAACACAGAGCGTAATTATGTAAACAGAGTTTGCAATAAATTATAGGCGTGTAAAATGTGTGTAAGATGTGTGTAAGTTCAAAGTTGTGTGTAACTTTTATGTAAGCTGTTGAACATTATACCTGTAAACCATAAATTatcttttgtaattaaaaatgaactagtaatgtataataaatatgttttaggtaattaaaaaaacacgAAATCTAAAAGATGTGCTACAACCATagactagatatatatatacagggtaCAACAGACCGAATGGATCTGAACGGGAAAGTAATGAGTAAAAGACTGAAATAATATCTTTGGGCATGGAAAAATACAAACCCAGACTAACAACCTGGCAAAAGAGCTCAAACCATGTAATAGTAAatcgtttttttgttgttctaagTTTATGGCATTCCTCCTGCAACTGAAAGTATGTAAATTTAAACCAAGCAATGTGCATGGTCTTATCTCAGGTCCACCTTGAACAGTTCTAAGCGCTTACAACGCAGCAAACTAATTTAATATTGCAGAATTGTCAAATTCCATTACTAACGCCTTCacattattatttatgtatCCAGTGAACATTATGGTATGGAACACGTTTGTAATGTTTCTAGAAACTATCCATTTcatgtgattgtcaaaagagttgagccgtaggctcttcgaactctaggcgcgcaagcctgcttgaacaaaccggtctgaaaggggtcctaatcaatgtctatgtaaaacattgctatttccgatatatctggcactccgggcgcatggactaaAATGCATGACAGAAGGCGGAGCACACCAGGAACCATTGCCactttcctatgttgtaccaggCTATCCGTGCAGGACTTGCTATTgctgtaacggtcccttgaggaacggcgcatggattatcgacagggacgtggaagctctctttcaagtccgcaccgtgcaatgggaaagctctcgcattccttTGGACACTTCCACGGgaattttgttttgctattcatttagcctaatcacttcctcaagtaatcgtttccacccgggtgctACGTTGAagcagaatagcgtacccgggTACAATCCATTCCTACAAGTTCTATTGATACATGTGCTTCTAAGCAGCCTAGACTGGAGTGAAGATATCGGGAAATTTACTGCTCTAGagcaagttttttaaaaataatactatcaaataataactttaaaatattaagaatatcccttaaaaaaaattagtcagatcgtaatatagatatatatttcatGGCTTACAAATGCAATGTGATCAGGTCATTCTAAGTATTTACATCGTATATCGAATGTGCAGTGACCCGGTTCACAACATACCTGTGTTATAAACCCGGATACGAACCACGTATCAGAGTTTATTGTTTGGTAACTCCTGGTTAGTGTTTTTGGTCTCTTGTGCGTCATTAACGCCATAGGTCAAatttgaaacatatttttttctcccgGAAATAAACATTTGCATCAACATATATttgaaatgggggggggggggggtctgtaaGCCTGAAAATGTTGATGAGAGAAAAATTACTAGCAGGTTTCTTACAATCAACCGAATGGTGTAGAGCTCTTTAGAAAGCTTTACTCTCTAGAGACCCAATATCTACCACAGAAACGAATGACAGTTTCATCAAGTTCACCTCTAGAGCAACACAAGCTAATTCTCTGAGTCATTCATCTTTTTGTACCTGAAAGAAATGATTGTTAATGTTATTAGGTTTACGACTATTCTTCAGAATGAAAGAGTATTAAGtccaagtccaaacctccccgTAAAGATGGCGGCGGAGTTGAAACCCTGGACCATCGTAATGGCAGTTCAAAGCCCAAACTACACTACATTAGTAGTGATGTCCAAACAAAAGGCTACAAACCTAAGTCACACAAAGaagacaaattaaattttactacataacaatttatttcacttttatgTTTTCCTTTGAAATGACTAAATCTCACAAAAGTATTTCAGTCTAGTTAAgaaattgaaaattaaaataccaAACATTTTGCCaaccagatatatatatatagagagagagtttAACGCTTCATacgtttgtttgtaaaatgttgttacATGTTCCGTATGTTCCTTCAGGtttaaagataatctacttcttagtccaaatcTACTTCAGGACGATGTGGGATGGTAGCGGGTTGGGTATGGACtctggaccatcgagacaactgAATTACAGTCCAGTGAGcttaccgcacgaccaggcagccatacttatccgagaattggaagtgggagaaataacgagtacaaaatgtgtatcagacagacagactggcggagtgagtttatataagcttttaaaaaaaaatggacatgcGAATACCGATCATTTGCTACAGACATACATTTAAACGATTAAATTTAGAGCCTCTTTTTCAAACGAGGTCAATACATGAGCGGTATATCTTCCTTGTGTCCTACGCGCACCCATATGTGATTGTAAATAAGAGGCAAACTCTtcaatcatttatttttctgtctgactcaggcaacTCGCTCCATGCTCTACTGGCACTAGGGGAGAAGAAGCTCTGGTACGAGTGGCACAAGAAATATACCCTCACCAATATGGTTGTAACCTAGTTACACTAATCGAGACACAATAGAATAACATACATTTGTAAAACCAAGTTTCGATATTTTATTTACGCTTGCATACAAGATACAAGATGTCTAAAAATAATACACAAATACGATGCTAATACCAGCCATAAATAATAAGCCTTCGTAGACACAAACAACATATTCTTTGCATTCAACAGGTCTATTTACAAGATAAATTTGAGAAGCAGCGCACTTAACTCTAAACAAACAAAGGTATGAAGCCACCAATCTTAACGTCTCAGGTACTGCACAGGTGACAAGGCCACTTACCAATGTAGCTGTCCTCTTCATACAgacacatttaaatatattttttttctgatcgTATTCACTTATCCTATGCCCTACTTTATATCAGTATGCAACTAATTACTTAGCATCTGGTCTAAAGTTACCTACAATGACATACCTGGCTAAACTAAAGATAGAAAATGTAggggaattaaaaaaacaaaatgtctcgATACAAATGGGGCTTTCGTGTTTAGTTGTAAGACCATGTGGTAGGTTGTACACATTGTTAGAATAAAACAGAATGTAGGACCAATTATTTACTTCAAGTTTATAATACGAACGAACAATTCAGACCTGGCATTTTCAAAGATTGTTGTGAATTTTTGTGTACATATATTACTAGTCATAATGAGCCATATGAAATTTATAGAGATTTTTTTCTGTATTGTCTGTTTAAATACCTGCGTTTGATAAGGTCATGATGAGGTGTGACATCTGATGggataaataactataaaactgTAAGTAATCTGTTCTGCTTTCACGTTGACtcttgtatttatgtttatgaaATAATGAAGCAGATATTTCCTTTTCAAGAAAAGAAGAGAGATATCTGTACCAGAACTTACGACAATACACCGTCTACCTGGATCGTACCATAAAGTAGGCCCATCTATTTCGATGCAGATCAACATAGGTGTTTCCAACCGACGCTAATAGGTAACAGAATTTTTTCTTGGAATGTTCGGTTTGCAATTTGTCATTATTAAGCAATGacataaaattaaatgtttgtaaactgaacaaacaattttaaaataatttaatggaGCTTTAGTGTGATCTTAAGAGCTGTTTAAAATATCTTTCTTATATGTGTCTAAGGTCTATCTAAAATCTTTTTCAATCATCTAAGTCtttataaaaatatctttttatatCGAAGTTCTagacttatttatattttttacattatctgATGAATCTTTGTCTTTACATAGCATCGTGTGTCAGAAAGTGGCAATGATTTGAATGAACCATTAGCATAAAACTGTTCATTCAACTCCAAGAATATTACATACACTTTTTCAGACTAATATCCCTAAATATAAATGAATCCAGTTGATTGAGATTGTCACTTGAAACGAATGGGATGAAAAATGTTGACTTTACAATTGGTGATACCATGAGTTTTGGTTTGATTATCTTGTGTGTTGTTGTCTAACTAGGTTAACTTTTTGAGCTAAGGAATTTACAAATTATGGAGTGGATGGAGGGACGGTAGTTAGAACTCACAGTAATGTAGATATCTTGAAAATGTGCAGCGACAGTCGTAGCCTCGTAAGGGTTGACCTAAGTAGTAGGCtaattttttcaaagcttatttcaactcactctgtaggtctgtctgtttggtacaatTCACATTTTGAACTTTATCTCTTCCACAGTtatcctcggatcaagttgaaactttacacaattatttattttacctaactaaacatgaatttaaaaaattaaccaattattcaaataattactggtaattaattcttttggGATACCAAATAAGGGAAATTGATTCTTGAGTATTAACATGCATATGTCTCAATATACGTGGTTTTGTTCTCtaagataattgtacacgttatttctcattctcggattaaattgaaactttacattataataattattattatttattttacctaacaaaatattaatccatttaaaaatttactaactagtcaattaaatattggtaatttaatagattgtttgatttcgaaagcaggaaataaattctatattattgagatatatagctgttaatgtggagttcttccccatggataggcgtttttttttttaaaagtgtttttttctgttttgcttgttttatagtCCTATCTTTGGATCTTAACTTTTGACTAGCATATTGTTACGTACTGGACAAGGGAGCAAATCTAATAACAAGAGTGACAACTCTGCTCAATTTAACAAACGAACACTTCAATTTTATTATCTCTACTAAGCAGAACAGCGAGTGATACGGTGATATTGCTATACAATGAACAAAGTCACGAAACTGCTCTTCTTGGACTTTAAAACATTAGTAAAGACAATTCAGTAGCTAAAATAGAGACCGCATGTTTTGAAACTAAACAGTACCCTGGTAATAGTATGTTCTGTTTGCATTCTCAGAGCAGTGCCATATGAAAGAGAAAGCTCTCAC is a genomic window containing:
- the LOC106066411 gene encoding sialin-like isoform X2, producing the protein MVRNPQTNATTAWNSSGVNGTLNVTLGAGVCGDMGVSAVDKDTNDRAEFDWDKLTRSELLSMYFYGYIFTQIPSGWLASRYGGKRVWEVNMFICALCTILTPVCARTHIYMAYAARFILGVAAGVTFPCVHAMLGKWAPRYERSMLTSFVFAGPLIGNIATFSISGLLCQYGFDNGWGSIFYLSGIFNFLWVIVWHFTTADSPARHKWITEREKLYIEASIGKGSIAKVRYVPWLKMFTSGPLWAAITAHLCNNYVHYTLLTSLPTFMKESLNFDIKQNGFLSSLPYLCQFLASIGVGYVADTVRERKMMSTRMVRRSFQSVSFIGTAICIASVGQISCEQRYIAVFLLCLCTIFMSFNRAGYIVNHLDLAPSYAGILFGITNTAATIPGMIAPIIAGALTPNKTAEEWKIVFYVCAGNAAFGAIIYLLLADGELQSWAVPPQSKVKMEVLVERDRDEAKKVRPNSHSSQ
- the LOC106066411 gene encoding sialin-like isoform X1; the protein is MGDDYIEKAPLFFSQRIILALLSFVGTLLVYVTRVNISVAIICMVRNPQTNATTAWNSSGVNGTLNVTLGAGVCGDMGVSAVDKDTNDRAEFDWDKLTRSELLSMYFYGYIFTQIPSGWLASRYGGKRVWEVNMFICALCTILTPVCARTHIYMAYAARFILGVAAGVTFPCVHAMLGKWAPRYERSMLTSFVFAGPLIGNIATFSISGLLCQYGFDNGWGSIFYLSGIFNFLWVIVWHFTTADSPARHKWITEREKLYIEASIGKGSIAKVRYVPWLKMFTSGPLWAAITAHLCNNYVHYTLLTSLPTFMKESLNFDIKQNGFLSSLPYLCQFLASIGVGYVADTVRERKMMSTRMVRRSFQSVSFIGTAICIASVGQISCEQRYIAVFLLCLCTIFMSFNRAGYIVNHLDLAPSYAGILFGITNTAATIPGMIAPIIAGALTPNKTAEEWKIVFYVCAGNAAFGAIIYLLLADGELQSWAVPPQSKVKMEVLVERDRDEAKKVRPNSHSSQ